TTTCCGAGTTGCCGGTGCTGCGCGCGACGATGAAGGCGTTGAAGCGCGTCGTGGCGTACATGGTCGACGCGGCGACCGCGCTTGGCTCGGCCTTGTCGCACTGGTCGTTCGACAGGTTGATGATCGCGTTCACGCGATTCCAGAATTCCGCATCGGGGGTATTGTTGCTCATGATTGATAGGTGATTGATCGTTGGATGGGCAATGACGTTACCGGTGCAGGCGCCGACCGTCATCGGGAAGCCAGCGACGCACTGTAGCACACGCGGGATTCAATCAAATATCGCCCGGCGAAACCACGCCGGCAATGACCAGCCCCCACAAGACGCCACCCATGATCACCCAGGCCCAGTTCGCCTTCGACAGCCGTGCATTGCCCTTCCCTCCCGGGTCGCCGCAGGCGAGGTTGATCTTCTCCTGCGCCATCAGGAAGGGCGGCAGCAGGACGAACATGCTGGCGAACGAGGCGATATCGCCGGCCGTGCCGCCGACCAGGACGTCGATGAAGTTCGCCAGCAGCATCAGCGCGACCAGCACGGTGGCGTGCCAGCCGCTGTGCCAGCGTGCGATCGCCGGCTGTCCATAGCCAGATGCTTTGATCTTGCGGAACAGCGCATGCGTGAAAAACATCCAGAACACGGCGCGCGGCACCGGAGAAATGGTGCTGCCGAAGCGCGATGCCTCCGGATGCCTGTCCTTGTAACGGTCCCAGTTCCTGTAATACCAGTACAGGATGTAGAGCGTGAAGGTCGACAGGAACAGGATCGCCAGCTTGCGCTTCGAGACGACGTAGAACTCGGGCTCGGCGTTCAATTACCTGGATGCCTGCCTGCGCTGCCTCAGCTGTTTGCGGACCGCCTTGATGCGGCCGATCAGGGCTTCGTTCATCCGGTCCTGGATGCCGTGCAGGCCGAGCAGCAGATTGCTCACGCTGCGCCGCCGGCACAGCAGCAGCTTGCCGCGCCGCTGCAGTACATGGGTCGAGCGGAACTCCTGGTTCGGCGTACCGTAGCCGAAGTCGGCATGGCTGAAGTCGAAATGGGCGATCGCATCCTGCAGGGCCAGGTGGGTGATGCTGGTGCCGACGGAGAAATTCATGTACTCCGGCTTGCAGTAGATGTTATGCACGTGCCATACATCAGGAGAACGGGTACCCAATATGAGGGCCACCGTCTGGCCGCCGCACTGCAGCAGGTAGGAATGCAGCAAGCCATGACGCGCCAGGCTTTCCAGCTTCTCCCGCGATGGCAGCGCAGCGGGATCGCCGGCTCCCTGCAGCGCATGCATATCGCTCACCAGGGCCGCGACCTGGTCCGCCTGCTCGACCCGCACCAGGCTGGCCTCGCCTGCTTCCTTGCCCAACAGGCGCACCTGGCGCGACAGGTTGTAACGCTTCTTGGAGCTGAGCTTCTGCAGGTAGGTATCGACATCCTCGGGCAAAGGCATGGTATGGCAATGCTGCCAGCCGTTCAGGATGTGGCCGGACAGGCCGTCGCCGCCGACGGTATGCGCCAGCTCTTCAGGCATCGCCTGCATCAGCAGGGCGCGGCAATCGGTATGGCGCTGCAGCAGGCTTTTCAGGACGAAGCCGGACAGGCCCTCTTCGCCGGCGTCGAGCAGCGGCACACTGCCGAGCACTTGATAGACAGGGACGTCACGCTCGAACAGGGTCCATGGGCCGAGGCGCACGCTGAGCTTCTGCGTAAGCCGGCGTCCCGGGACAATGCCGACGATCCGGGCATCACTGCGGCGGCGCACGAGGTGGAGTTCGCAGGCTGCGTCGCCGGTTGGCGCCGTGTCCATCAGGTAGCGAAAGAATGCCGGCAGCTGGTACAGCATTTCCGGACTGCGGCGCGCCCCCAGCAGCCGGCTCCATGCCGCTTGTACATCGGAGCGGTCGTGGTCCGTGGTGGCGTCTATGAACTCGAACTGCTGCGCCGTCTCGGCACGACGCACGCGTGCAGGCGCCGGTGCAGTCCAGGCAGTCAACTGGGAATTTTCCTTGGTATGTGGCACAGATGCTTTCACATTGACCTCGCGTGAACCGGTACGGCGTCCAAATTGACGGATCTGATTGTATTTACGTTGCGACTGATGATACCGCGAGGTAATGCTACCGTACAGCATTTTTATGCTAACACGACATTAAAATTTGTTAATTTGTAATTTATAAAACTAGTTTTCAACACATGTAGATTCTCTGAATATACGAAAAATGATGAAAGCATAGCTTTTATGCGAATCGCATAGTTAATTCGAGAAAACAACGAAAAGTTTTTAAAGAGGGGCACAGATGAGCTGAATCAATAGTGCGGCGGCTTCTCATTCACCGGCCCCTGCCCGGCGTCGCGCAGGGCGCGGAGGTGCTCCGCCAGCTTGGCCACCATGGCTTCGAGCTGGTCGATGCGGCGGCCCTGCTCGTAAATGGTCTGGTTCAGCGAGTCGACCAGGTTTTCCTGGTGGGCCAGCTTGATTTCGATATCGATGACACGGTCTTCGTCGCTCACGGCAATTCCCCAAATGAAAAGAGCCGCATTATGACAGCGGCTCGTGAACGACGCCGGCCATGCGGCGCCGCTTCCTGGTACAAATTTCAGATATGAACGACGGGAATGTAATCCACTCCATGTTCAAGCTGCCCAATTACTTTTGCGATGTTTTCAGGACTATCGCTGAAATCGATCAGCAGTTGCGCGCGTAGTGCCACCTTGTTCGCTTCTGGTGCATTGATCAGCGCGCTCATCCAGAAGTCAAAACCCTTAGCGTCCGGGTCGCGACCCAGTACATTATGGTAGAGCTGTGTAACGAACTGAGTATCGGTCGGGTTAGTGCCGTACATCTTGTCGAATTCGGCTTGGCCTTTCCCATCGCCGCCTACCATGAACTCGAGCGATACCGTATTGAGTGCAGCGCCGCTATCCATACGATCGATCCAGTAGCCCATGCCAACGGCGTCGGAAGGACGTCCAAACGCAGCCGAATACAAGCGGTACAACTGAGCAGAGGTGTCATCGATCGAGACGCTACCATCATCGAACTTGATACGCTCGATGTTGATCAGGGAATCATGACCATTGGCGCCGCCGTTGTCGAAGATATCGAAACCCCAATCCGCTTGTTGGACGGTAAAACCGCTACGCGAGCCTGCATAGACCGCAGTATCGATGCCTGCACCGCCGTCAACAGCGTTATTACCCATGCCCGGCGTGAGAACATCATTGCCGGTAGATCCCGTGATATTCGCCGTACTGTTGATAACCCAGCTCGGGCTACTTGTTGCATTGCTACCGTTCTCGCCTTGATCAATCGACGTTACTCGAACCGTGTAACTACCGTTGGGCAATGGTGATGTTTCGAGATGCCAATTACCATCGGCGCCAACGGTAGTATGTGCGATTTGTTGAAGATCCTTGGTACGCACAAGTACCATAGTCGTACCGGGCTCTCCTCTACCATTCAAGACGACCTGATTGCTGTCGAATGCTGGAGCGTAGCTGGAGTTGTATGTAGGACTGACCGGCGGCAAAGTGTCTAGACCAAAGCTAACTGGGCTGCTTTTTAATAAAACATTGCCTGTTGCGTCAGTTTCCGTAGCGTAGATACTTTGCATGCCATCCGGGAGCCAATCGAGCTGCACCGAATACATACCATATTTGTCCAGTGCGGCAGTTCCTAGTAGATGATCGTCTGCGGCAGAATAAATTTTTACGGTAGTACCCATCTCAGCCTTGCCGCTGACCTCCAGAGGCTTAGTTTTTGGATAGTATCCGTATTGATTTGTAAATATCGTCAGAGTGAGTTTGTCCGATGTCTGAGCAGCTGAATAGAGATCGGCACGAGTCACGCTCATGTCCGAAAACTGCAGGACTTCTATAGACTTCAACGTGTCGGTGCCGTCGATGCCATTCTGACTCGCCACCTGCAGATCACCGTTCGACAACGTAGTGATTGTGTAGTTGCTGCGTGCGCCCCGAAACACGGCGGTATCTGTACCAGTTCCTCCATCGATCATGTCATCACCTCCATTGCCTTGTAGTTTGTCGTTAGCAGCAGTACCTGTAATGTACCGACCGCCGTTATCAGAATTGATACCCAATGCGCCACCAAGGCCATCGCCGCCGTAGAGCCAGTTCAAAGCAGCGACGTCGTATGGGCTGTACGTAGAATAAACACTGTTCAGTGGCTTATGGGTGTAGGACATGAGCGTGTTGCTCGTGTCGTCCTGTGATTGGGGAAGGTAAATCGGATTTGGATTGTCTTCCGTTGGTTGGTAGAACGAATGCTTCAGGCCGAGAGCGTGGCCTAACTCATGCAATAAGGTTTCATAACCTGTTTGTCCTGGGGTAAGGTTTGCGTTCTCTGCTCCAAACTCGACGTTATCCAGATAAACGTAGGCATCGGCGTCATAGCTGACCAGCTGCGGCCCCAGATAGCTGTAGGAGCTTTGCCAGCTGCACAGGCCAGTGGCATTGCTGCCGATGAGATTGGCATTACACAGGTGGATCTGGGCGTCGGCGCCGTTACTGGTTTCGACAAAGTGAATGCCTGTCAGGGCCGTCAAGTACCCATCTTCTTTAAGTAGCGCTTTTACGATTGCTTGTTGAGCTGAGCTGAACGCCTGCTGTGTACCCGTGAAATTTTTCTGCGCATACTTCGGATCCTCGTTTCCAGATGCAACAGAGAACGTGTAATAGATCGTATTGTTGTTCGGCGTAAGATAATTCCAATCCGGTCCCGTATCGAGCAGTGCGTCGATGTGGTTCAGCCCGGACAGAGGAGTAGTAGTGATATCGAATACGGTTGCCATGCTATTTGACTTCAACGTTGACTGTGACAAAGAAGTCACTTCGGGAAAGTATTTCCTGCTCAACAGTTGATGTCAAATAAGAGTTCAATCGTGCGCACCCCTTGTCATCCCGACAAGGCTTATGCGCAACGAATGTCAACTCCAGGCAAATGTCTCTTATCTGATGAATTACACCTTCGGCGTCGCCAGCAAGGCCTTCAGATTGGCCAGGCGTGCCTTCGGGCTCAGCACTTCATCTTCCTTGGGTGGCGCTTCGCCGACCTCGAGCGCCATTTCCTTGATGAAGCGGGACGGATCGCAATGCAAGAGCTCACCGGCGCGCTTGCGCTTCTTGCACCACAGGACATGCAGGGTGCGCTGGGCGCGCGTGATGCCGACGTACATCAGGCGCCGCTCTTCCTGGATGCGCGCGGCAATGCGTTCGACCGGATCGTCGGGATCGCCCTTGTGCGGCAGGATGCCTTCCTCGACGCCGACCAGGTAGACATGCGGATACTCCAGGCCCTTCGATGCATGCAGGGTCGACATGCGGACCGCATCCTGTTCCTCGTCCTGGCCCTCGAGCATGGACATCAGGGCCACCATCTGGGTCAGCTCGAGCAGGTTTTTTTCTTCGCCATCGCGCTCGCGCCCGCCGCGGCCGCGTTCCTTCAGCCAGTTGGTGAACTCGAGCACGTTCTGCCACCGGGCCTGGGCGGCCTTGTCGTCGAAGTTCTCGTACAGGTAGTGCTCGTAGTTGATCTCTTTCATCATGTCGTCGAGCAGCTCGGCGGCATTGTCGCCGCTGCCGGACGGGCCGGGACGGGTGGCGCGGTCTTCCAGTTCGTTGATCCAGTGGCAGAACTCGCGCAGCGGGATCAGCTGGCGGTCCTGCAGCCTGGCTTCGATGCCGCCCTTGAAGGCGGCCTCGAACAACGAGCAGTTCCACTGCTTCGAGACTTCGCCCAGCACCTCGATGGTGGTCATGCCGACCCCGCGCTTCGGGGTCGTGATGGCGCGGATGAAGGCCGGGTCGTCGTCCTGGTTGGCGATCAGGCGCAGGTAGGCGATGACGTCCTTGATCTCGGCCTTGTCGAAGAAGCTCTGGCCGCCCGAGATCGTGTAGGGGATGCGCTCCTTGCGCAGCGCCTGCTCGATGATGCGGGCCTGGTGGTTGCCGCGGTACAGGATGGCGAAGTCCGCCCATTTGTTCTTGCGCTGGAAGCGCTCGGACGAGATCATCATCGCCACCTGGTCGGCTTCCGTCTCTTCGTTCGGCATGCCCAGCACCTTGATCGGCTCGCCCAGGCCATGCTCGGACCACAGCGCCTTCTCGAACAGCTTCGGGTTGTTGCCGATGACGGCATTCGCCGCCTGCAGGATGCGGGTGGTCGAGCGGTAGTTCTGCTCCAGCTTGATGACCCGCAGGTCCGGGAAGTCGGTCTGCAGGGTTTTCAGGTTCTCGACCGAAGCGCCGCGCCAGGCATAGATCGCCTGGTCGTCGTCGCCCACGGCCGTGAACATCGGCTTCTTGCCGAGGCCCGTCACCAGCAGTTTCACCAGTTCGTACTGGCAGGTGTTGGTGTCCTGGTACTCGTCCATCAAGAGGTAGCGCAGGCGGCGCTGCCAGCGGTCGCGAATCGGCTCGTTGTTGCGGAACAGCTCGACCGGCAGGCGGATCAGGTCGTCGAAGTCGACCGCCTGGTAGGCCTGCAGGGTCGCCACATAGCTGCGGTAGATGCGGCCGGCGTGGGCTTCGTCCTCGTCCTTGGCATCACGGATTGCGTCCTCCGGGTCGACCAGGCCGTTCTTCCACAGCGAGATCGCGTTCTGGATGCGGCGGATTTCCTGCTTGTCGGTGGTCACCGCCAGGTCGGACACGACGGTGTAGCAGTCGTCGCTGTCCATGATCGAGAACTTGTCCTTCAGGCCGACGCCGGCCGCTTCCTGGCGCAGGATCTTGACGCCCAGCGAGTGGAAGGTCGACACGGTCAGCTGCTTGGCCTGCTTGGGCTGTTTCAGCAGCTTGCCGATCCGCTCCTGCATCTCCAGCGCGGCTTTATTCGTGAAGGTCAGCGCGGCGATGGTGCGCGGATCATAGCCGCGGTGCTCGATCATGTAGGCGATCTTCTGGGTGATCACGCGGGTCTTGCCGGAGCCGGCGCCAGCCAGCACCAGGCAGGGGCCGTCCAGGTAGAGCACGGCTTCGCTCTGCGGACCGTTGAGGCCGAAATTCGGGGTCGACATGGGGATATTTCCTGCAGGACTGCCTTTGGGGTGAGCTCAGCATTTTAACGAAGCTCGGCCGCGCACGCTAAAATCATTTTCGGAAAAACACATTATGTTGCGACTTGTCAGCACGCCATTCGCCACCATATAACCGGTTTAGTGCTGTCCAAGCGAGAGAACAGAACATGAAATTCGAACACCTGATCGAGATTAACGACCCGCTCAACCCGCTGGCGGATACCCTGACCCGCGAGCAACTGTGGCGTGGCCTGGTGCTGCGCGCCGAAAACCCGAAGATGTTCATGCCGCACCTGGACGAATGCACGCTCGGCGAGCGCGAGAGCGGCAGCTTCGCGCGCCGCCTGCGCTACGGCGAACTGGTGATCGAAGACGTGGTGCACCTGACCCCGCTGCAGGAAGTCCGCTACGAAGTGCCGGCCCAGGGCGACATTGCCGCCTCGCGCATGAGCATGACGATCGAGGCGCCGAGCGAAGGGGTGATGTGGGTGCGCTTCCTGTACGACGACGGCAATGCCTCGGCAAGCGACGAGATGGGCAAGATGTACGAGGACTTCAAGAAATCGGCCTACCAGGAGGCCGATATCGACACGATCAAGATCGTGCGCCAGCTGGCGTCGGAAGGAAAGCTGGACGCGTCGTATCTGAATTGACCTCACGCGTGGGCACGGTGTGCCTACGCCGGCCGCGCCCACCCTACACAAGGATTACGTTCCGGGTTCGACCTCGTCCGGATCGAGGTCGCTGGCGCCCTTCGCAAGATTGGCCGCCAGGTCGCGCAGCGCAGTGCGCACGCCCTCCTCGATCACCGGGTGGTAGAAGGGCATCTCCAGCATCTGCTCGACCGTCACGCGGCACTGCACGGCCCAGGCCAGCAAGTGGCCGAGGTGCTCGCCGCGCGGCGCGATCATCTCGGCGCCCAGGAAGCGGCCGGTGCCGTATTCTCCGTACACCCTCAGCATCCCCTTATTCTGCAGCATGACCCGGCTGCGGCCCTGGTTCTCGAACGAGACCTGGCCGATCGCGAACTTCGGCTTGCCCGGCGCGCACAGCTGCTTGTAGCTGGCGCCCAGGGTGACGATGTTCGGCTCGGTGAAGGCGGCGGTCAGCGGCGCGCGCCGCAGGCCCGGGCGGATGTCCGGGTAGCGGCCGGCATTGTCCCCGGCGATCTTGCCGTGGTCGGCCGCCTCCGGCAGCACCGGCCGCTCGTTGTTGGCGTCGCCGGCAATGAACACGTGGCTGCTTCCGCACTGCATGGTGCGGCTGTCGAACAGCGGCACGCCGTTGGCGCCCAGCGCCAGGCCGAGCTGCTCGATGCCGATCCCGGCCACGTTCGGCGTACGCCCGGCCGCCTGCAGCACGTACTGGAAGCGCATCGCGCGCTCCTGGCCCTGCTGGCGGATGGTCAGCGCAACCTCGTCGCCGTCCTGCACCGCGCTCACGATCTCGGACTGGAAGTGCAGGTCGATCTCCTCGGCCAGTACGCGGCCCGCATTGCGCAGCACCACCGGATCGCTCAGCTGGGCCACGCTGCCGCCGCGCGCGAACACGCTCACGCGCACGCCCAGGCGCGTGAGGGCCTGGCCCAGCTCCAGCCCGATCACGCCGGTGCCGATCACGGCCACCGAACGCGGCAGGTCCTGCCAGTAAAACACCTCGTCGCTGGTGATGATGCCGGGGCCGACGTTCTCCAGCTTCGGCAGGCGGGTCGGCGTCGAGCCGGTGGCGATCACGATGCGCGCGGCCTCGACCTCGGTATGGTCGTCGACCATGAGGGTGTGCGGGCCGGTGAAGCGCGCATAGCCGCGCAGCTTGTCCTCATCGGGAATGTTGTCGACGCCTTCCAGCACGAAACCGACGAAGCGGTCGCGCTCGCGCCGCACGCGCTCCATCACGGCCACGCCGTCGATGCGCTTTTCTCCGGCATGCACGCCGAAGCCCGGCGCGATATCGATGAAATGGGCTGCCTCGGCGGCGGCAATCAGGAGCTTGCTGGGCATGCAGCCCACGCGCGCGCAGGTGGTGCCGTAGGGGCCGCCCTCGATCATGACGGTACGCGCCCCCTGGACCCTGGCGGAACGGTA
This window of the Massilia sp. WG5 genome carries:
- a CDS encoding DUF3144 domain-containing protein codes for the protein MTVGACTGNVIAHPTINHLSIMSNNTPDAEFWNRVNAIINLSNDQCDKAEPSAVAASTMYATTRFNAFIVARSTGNSENMKAEKERALEYFTEQFRKMMEENFDDFAANLDQYIGPAA
- a CDS encoding GNAT family N-acetyltransferase; the protein is MTAWTAPAPARVRRAETAQQFEFIDATTDHDRSDVQAAWSRLLGARRSPEMLYQLPAFFRYLMDTAPTGDAACELHLVRRRSDARIVGIVPGRRLTQKLSVRLGPWTLFERDVPVYQVLGSVPLLDAGEEGLSGFVLKSLLQRHTDCRALLMQAMPEELAHTVGGDGLSGHILNGWQHCHTMPLPEDVDTYLQKLSSKKRYNLSRQVRLLGKEAGEASLVRVEQADQVAALVSDMHALQGAGDPAALPSREKLESLARHGLLHSYLLQCGGQTVALILGTRSPDVWHVHNIYCKPEYMNFSVGTSITHLALQDAIAHFDFSHADFGYGTPNQEFRSTHVLQRRGKLLLCRRRSVSNLLLGLHGIQDRMNEALIGRIKAVRKQLRQRRQASR
- a CDS encoding SlyX family protein; this encodes MSDEDRVIDIEIKLAHQENLVDSLNQTIYEQGRRIDQLEAMVAKLAEHLRALRDAGQGPVNEKPPHY
- a CDS encoding DUF4214 domain-containing protein codes for the protein MATVFDITTTPLSGLNHIDALLDTGPDWNYLTPNNNTIYYTFSVASGNEDPKYAQKNFTGTQQAFSSAQQAIVKALLKEDGYLTALTGIHFVETSNGADAQIHLCNANLIGSNATGLCSWQSSYSYLGPQLVSYDADAYVYLDNVEFGAENANLTPGQTGYETLLHELGHALGLKHSFYQPTEDNPNPIYLPQSQDDTSNTLMSYTHKPLNSVYSTYSPYDVAALNWLYGGDGLGGALGINSDNGGRYITGTAANDKLQGNGGDDMIDGGTGTDTAVFRGARSNYTITTLSNGDLQVASQNGIDGTDTLKSIEVLQFSDMSVTRADLYSAAQTSDKLTLTIFTNQYGYYPKTKPLEVSGKAEMGTTVKIYSAADDHLLGTAALDKYGMYSVQLDWLPDGMQSIYATETDATGNVLLKSSPVSFGLDTLPPVSPTYNSSYAPAFDSNQVVLNGRGEPGTTMVLVRTKDLQQIAHTTVGADGNWHLETSPLPNGSYTVRVTSIDQGENGSNATSSPSWVINSTANITGSTGNDVLTPGMGNNAVDGGAGIDTAVYAGSRSGFTVQQADWGFDIFDNGGANGHDSLINIERIKFDDGSVSIDDTSAQLYRLYSAAFGRPSDAVGMGYWIDRMDSGAALNTVSLEFMVGGDGKGQAEFDKMYGTNPTDTQFVTQLYHNVLGRDPDAKGFDFWMSALINAPEANKVALRAQLLIDFSDSPENIAKVIGQLEHGVDYIPVVHI
- a CDS encoding UvrD-helicase domain-containing protein; protein product: MSTPNFGLNGPQSEAVLYLDGPCLVLAGAGSGKTRVITQKIAYMIEHRGYDPRTIAALTFTNKAALEMQERIGKLLKQPKQAKQLTVSTFHSLGVKILRQEAAGVGLKDKFSIMDSDDCYTVVSDLAVTTDKQEIRRIQNAISLWKNGLVDPEDAIRDAKDEDEAHAGRIYRSYVATLQAYQAVDFDDLIRLPVELFRNNEPIRDRWQRRLRYLLMDEYQDTNTCQYELVKLLVTGLGKKPMFTAVGDDDQAIYAWRGASVENLKTLQTDFPDLRVIKLEQNYRSTTRILQAANAVIGNNPKLFEKALWSEHGLGEPIKVLGMPNEETEADQVAMMISSERFQRKNKWADFAILYRGNHQARIIEQALRKERIPYTISGGQSFFDKAEIKDVIAYLRLIANQDDDPAFIRAITTPKRGVGMTTIEVLGEVSKQWNCSLFEAAFKGGIEARLQDRQLIPLREFCHWINELEDRATRPGPSGSGDNAAELLDDMMKEINYEHYLYENFDDKAAQARWQNVLEFTNWLKERGRGGRERDGEEKNLLELTQMVALMSMLEGQDEEQDAVRMSTLHASKGLEYPHVYLVGVEEGILPHKGDPDDPVERIAARIQEERRLMYVGITRAQRTLHVLWCKKRKRAGELLHCDPSRFIKEMALEVGEAPPKEDEVLSPKARLANLKALLATPKV
- a CDS encoding SRPBCC family protein, which translates into the protein MKFEHLIEINDPLNPLADTLTREQLWRGLVLRAENPKMFMPHLDECTLGERESGSFARRLRYGELVIEDVVHLTPLQEVRYEVPAQGDIAASRMSMTIEAPSEGVMWVRFLYDDGNASASDEMGKMYEDFKKSAYQEADIDTIKIVRQLASEGKLDASYLN
- a CDS encoding dihydrolipoyl dehydrogenase, with amino-acid sequence MQKLKVDVAVIGAGTAGLVAYRSARVQGARTVMIEGGPYGTTCARVGCMPSKLLIAAAEAAHFIDIAPGFGVHAGEKRIDGVAVMERVRRERDRFVGFVLEGVDNIPDEDKLRGYARFTGPHTLMVDDHTEVEAARIVIATGSTPTRLPKLENVGPGIITSDEVFYWQDLPRSVAVIGTGVIGLELGQALTRLGVRVSVFARGGSVAQLSDPVVLRNAGRVLAEEIDLHFQSEIVSAVQDGDEVALTIRQQGQERAMRFQYVLQAAGRTPNVAGIGIEQLGLALGANGVPLFDSRTMQCGSSHVFIAGDANNERPVLPEAADHGKIAGDNAGRYPDIRPGLRRAPLTAAFTEPNIVTLGASYKQLCAPGKPKFAIGQVSFENQGRSRVMLQNKGMLRVYGEYGTGRFLGAEMIAPRGEHLGHLLAWAVQCRVTVEQMLEMPFYHPVIEEGVRTALRDLAANLAKGASDLDPDEVEPGT